In Miscanthus floridulus cultivar M001 chromosome 8, ASM1932011v1, whole genome shotgun sequence, the sequence CCACGCTGCGGTCGAGCCCCGCGCCGTCGTCCGCGTCGACGGAGCGGTCCTCTTTGGCGGCGTCCCTGATGAGCTCGCCCTTGGCTCTCCTGCGCTCCTgccgcagcggcagcggcagcggcagcagcgccGGCGCCAGCTCCGGAGGCGAGAGCTTGTCCTCGCGGTGGTGGTGGCCCTTCCGCGCGGCGCCCCACGACGCGACGCTCCGCTCCAGCTCGCTGAGCTCGCGCAGCAGGCCGGAGAAGCTCGGCGTGGCGACGGCGCTCTCCGTCTCCGGCGGCATCCGGCAGCCGCCGTCCTTGTATCCCAGCTCCGCCACGGCGTCTTCCCAGAGCGAGGACGACGACGCGGTCGTCAGGGTGGTCAGGGTGTCCGTCGTCGTCGACGACGCCCACGGGTTCAGCCCGGCGCTCCTGTGGCGCGTCACCGCTGTCGTCGCGGACGGCGACGCGGGCGCGGACGCGGACACCGACACGCTCTTGGCGTCCTTGCAGCCGCACAAAACAAGCGTGAACcccgcgccgctgccgctgccgccgtggCGCCTCTTGGCCGGAACGGCAGGGCTCTTCATGGCTCGTGCTCTTGCCTCTACCTCACCGAGTATGGTGGTAGCCTTGCGCGGAGGACAGTGGTGTTTGTCGATCTGGCTTTCGTATTGCAAGGCTGGAACGGCTCGCGACGTCTTATAAAGCGAGGAGGCCACGGCGTCCCCGACCCCGTGTAAACGGGCGCGTCTGAACCCAACAACTTGCCTGCTGCCAACCATTCTTCAGTATGGCACCGGCATTTTGCATCGAAGGATGGGACGTTCTGAAGCCGTCGGATCTCGAATCGCACGGATCGGCAGGCGCCACGGCAGGCCACCAGTTCGATCTCTCCAATGATTCCCTCTTGTGAGATTGAAACAACACAAGGCGCTGCTAATGAATGAGCTGCACAGTTTGCAAATCGtaagtgtttttttttaaaaaaaaatctgcaaACTGATGCATGCAGGATTGCAGATGGCACAGTTGCGTTATTAACTACGTGCCCTCATGTATGTGCCAACCTTACGCCTGCAGGTCCCGAGATGGCCCATTGGACCATTGGTTGCTTGAGTCCCCGCGCGCGGTTTGGGGATGGCAACGGGACAGATTCG encodes:
- the LOC136473743 gene encoding transcription repressor OFP8-like — translated: MKSPAVPAKRRHGGSGSGAGFTLVLCGCKDAKSVSVSASAPASPSATTAVTRHRSAGLNPWASSTTTDTLTTLTTASSSSLWEDAVAELGYKDGGCRMPPETESAVATPSFSGLLRELSELERSVASWGAARKGHHHREDKLSPPELAPALLPLPLPLRQERRRAKGELIRDAAKEDRSVDADDGAGLDRSVAVVKRSDDPLRDFRRSMLQMIVENGIVAGEDLREMLRRFLTLNAPHHHDAILRAFAEIWDDVFVAAASLDCCASPGAGRASSVSRREPGRPPVPRTPSRLRRSPPAWRV